One Lacipirellulaceae bacterium DNA window includes the following coding sequences:
- a CDS encoding rhomboid family intramembrane serine protease has translation MLIPIGDNIDKKSLPILPGVLLFANLAVFIFQMRLIFENPTTIKPALDFIDAWGLVPEDLADGRFIGLFTHMFLHGGFSHIIGNMIVLWAFSCSLENGLGTATLTLFYVLWGLAAGMLHAAMEWGSDIPLVGASGAIAGLMGAYTVLYGADAKIKTVFFFFFKFWTVNVPAFLYGGAWFYLQLWNSTLDDGEGGGVAWYAHIGGFAAGAVTAVIVRNQLDIQLVKDRDGTLTFKNTAEDEKEKFLIEGDRYEFAEHDVAGDGSSLPDDCPYCTASLEEHHRITPGVARCGNPECGRFVYAGAVLV, from the coding sequence GTGCTGATCCCCATCGGCGACAACATCGATAAGAAATCGCTCCCGATCCTCCCGGGCGTGTTGCTGTTTGCTAATCTGGCGGTGTTTATCTTCCAGATGAGGCTCATCTTTGAGAACCCGACTACCATCAAGCCCGCGCTCGACTTCATCGACGCTTGGGGATTGGTTCCTGAAGACTTAGCGGACGGGCGTTTCATCGGCCTGTTCACGCACATGTTCCTCCACGGTGGGTTCTCTCACATCATCGGAAACATGATCGTCCTCTGGGCGTTCTCCTGTTCGCTTGAGAACGGACTGGGAACTGCGACTCTTACGCTGTTTTATGTTCTCTGGGGCTTAGCTGCAGGAATGCTTCACGCGGCAATGGAATGGGGGAGCGATATCCCGCTCGTGGGTGCAAGCGGTGCCATTGCCGGCCTGATGGGCGCGTACACGGTGCTCTATGGTGCGGACGCAAAAATCAAAACCGTCTTCTTTTTCTTCTTCAAGTTCTGGACCGTCAATGTGCCCGCCTTCTTATACGGTGGCGCCTGGTTCTACCTCCAACTTTGGAATTCGACGCTCGATGATGGTGAAGGCGGGGGAGTGGCCTGGTACGCGCATATCGGCGGCTTTGCAGCCGGCGCTGTTACAGCGGTCATCGTCCGAAATCAACTTGATATTCAGTTGGTTAAGGACCGCGACGGCACGCTGACGTTCAAGAACACCGCAGAAGACGAAAAGGAAAAGTTCTTAATCGAAGGCGACCGCTACGAGTTTGCTGAGCACGACGTCGCTGGCGACGGCAGTTCTCTTCCCGACGATTGCCCGTACTGTACTGCGTCGCTCGAAGAGCATCACCGCATTACCCCAGGCGTCGCCCGCTGTGGTAATCCAGAGTGTGGGCGATTTGTGTATGCGGGAGCGGTGCTGGTTTGA
- a CDS encoding RNA methyltransferase — translation MFEHQRHKPPRTLEQPRELIVVCAPLRSNVNLSRIVRAASCCGLTRIITTGNTKLDKKIARDGADEIEIESRRTLPPVLRSLREESYRLVGLEQTTDSSDIHHYSFERRTALVIGNERTGLTEDALELLDDVVEIPVWGLPFSYNAATATAMALYEYCRQWPNG, via the coding sequence ATGTTTGAGCACCAACGCCACAAGCCGCCCCGGACTTTAGAACAACCGCGAGAGTTAATCGTGGTCTGTGCCCCATTACGGAGCAATGTGAACCTTTCGCGCATCGTCCGAGCCGCCAGTTGCTGCGGGCTGACAAGAATCATCACTACCGGGAACACAAAACTCGACAAGAAAATCGCTCGAGATGGCGCAGATGAAATCGAGATTGAAAGCCGCCGTACTTTACCGCCGGTCCTGCGTTCGCTGCGAGAAGAGAGTTACCGTCTTGTGGGGCTTGAGCAGACGACTGACTCTTCAGACATCCATCACTACTCGTTCGAGCGTCGCACCGCCTTGGTTATCGGGAACGAACGGACCGGGCTGACCGAAGACGCCTTGGAACTGCTGGACGACGTCGTCGAGATCCCCGTCTGGGGGTTGCCGTTCAGCTATAACGCAGCGACCGCCACGGCGATGGCGCTCTATGAGTACTGTCGGCAGTGGCCTAACGGCTAA
- a CDS encoding peptide ABC transporter substrate-binding protein produces the protein MPRSRFPLIPLLIAVAVVFGLGWAFRGEELPPADFTFVNNSEVKGIDPAKVNGSPEGNIVRSLFEGLTRWDPATLAPIPGVAERWDVSEDGLVYTFHLRDDARWSDGSVVTAGDMVYSLRRLLGPRSIAEYAYLAWCIKNARRYSVAGSGLRIGDPVEVELNLPVNAVNSLRGEVLRGKLVEIEDLGDDEKALVVEHDGQQTRYVPIDDIEASRTEPPANSQWCRQVLLDFNEVGVKEVDSRTLRITLEAPTAYFLKLVGYYPFSPVKKECVEKYGTPDWTKPENLVCNGAYTIGFRRIRDRLRLVRNEHYWDRENVQLGIVDALPVEARTTAVNLYLTGEVDWIITVPTPSLKVMLQEDPPRNDLNPSPFLGVYYYMLNTNRKPLDDLRVRRALSLALDREQITSKLLAAGEVPALSLVPPGIDGYTAQETQAKNVELAKKLLAEAGFPEGRGFPPLDILYNTDEAHQSIAELIRKQWQRELGINLSTRNEEWASYQSSVQNSRYNVARRAWIGDYTDPNTFLDMFVTGGEQNNTGWGNEEYDRLIAEASRETDPSSRMKLFEQAEQLLMEELPILPIYFYVSKNMVKPYVRGFYNNLQDVHPLSAIWIDEELKQRYETGKSVSPNEFIGITVEERP, from the coding sequence ATGCCCCGATCCCGGTTTCCGCTGATTCCGCTGTTGATTGCTGTGGCGGTCGTTTTCGGGCTGGGCTGGGCTTTCCGCGGCGAGGAGCTTCCGCCTGCCGACTTTACGTTCGTCAATAATTCCGAGGTGAAGGGTATCGATCCGGCCAAAGTGAACGGATCGCCTGAGGGGAACATTGTCCGTTCCCTCTTCGAAGGGCTGACTCGTTGGGACCCAGCGACACTCGCACCCATTCCAGGGGTTGCCGAGCGTTGGGACGTTTCCGAGGACGGGCTCGTCTACACTTTCCATCTTCGCGACGATGCCCGGTGGTCGGACGGTTCGGTTGTCACTGCAGGGGACATGGTTTACTCGCTCCGACGCTTACTCGGTCCGAGGAGTATCGCTGAGTATGCCTACCTCGCCTGGTGCATCAAGAATGCACGTCGCTATAGCGTGGCAGGAAGCGGGCTTCGCATAGGCGACCCTGTCGAGGTCGAACTGAATCTGCCGGTCAACGCCGTGAATTCGTTAAGAGGAGAAGTCCTACGAGGCAAGCTCGTTGAGATTGAAGATCTAGGAGACGACGAAAAAGCCCTTGTTGTCGAACACGACGGCCAGCAGACTCGCTATGTGCCGATTGACGACATTGAAGCAAGTCGCACGGAACCTCCTGCGAATAGCCAATGGTGTCGACAAGTCTTGCTCGATTTCAATGAGGTGGGCGTCAAAGAAGTTGACTCTCGCACTCTGCGCATCACGTTAGAAGCTCCCACGGCTTATTTCTTGAAGCTCGTCGGCTACTATCCCTTTTCTCCGGTGAAGAAGGAGTGCGTTGAAAAGTATGGTACCCCCGATTGGACCAAACCCGAGAATCTGGTTTGCAACGGGGCTTACACGATCGGATTCCGTCGTATTCGCGACCGACTGCGTCTCGTAAGGAACGAGCATTATTGGGATCGTGAGAATGTCCAGCTTGGGATCGTCGATGCTCTGCCAGTCGAAGCACGAACCACTGCGGTGAATCTCTACCTGACAGGCGAGGTTGATTGGATCATCACCGTACCGACCCCGTCGTTGAAGGTCATGTTGCAGGAAGACCCGCCTCGCAACGACCTGAATCCCTCCCCTTTCTTGGGTGTGTATTACTACATGCTCAACACGAATCGGAAGCCGCTTGATGATTTGCGAGTTCGCCGAGCGTTATCGCTGGCACTCGATCGGGAACAAATCACTTCAAAGCTACTAGCGGCGGGGGAGGTCCCTGCATTAAGCCTCGTTCCCCCCGGCATCGACGGATACACGGCGCAGGAAACGCAGGCCAAGAATGTTGAGCTAGCAAAGAAGTTGCTCGCTGAAGCAGGTTTTCCGGAAGGCCGAGGATTCCCTCCGTTGGACATCCTCTACAACACGGACGAAGCCCATCAATCAATTGCAGAACTAATTCGCAAGCAGTGGCAACGCGAGCTGGGCATCAACCTTTCAACCCGTAATGAAGAGTGGGCAAGCTATCAGTCGAGCGTCCAAAACTCACGGTACAACGTGGCACGACGGGCCTGGATCGGGGACTACACAGACCCCAACACGTTCCTTGATATGTTCGTCACTGGCGGAGAGCAAAACAACACGGGATGGGGTAATGAAGAGTATGATCGTTTGATTGCCGAAGCGAGTCGAGAGACAGACCCCAGCAGTCGGATGAAGTTGTTCGAGCAGGCTGAGCAACTGTTAATGGAAGAATTGCCCATCCTGCCCATCTATTTCTACGTCTCGAAGAACATGGTGAAACCTTATGTGCGGGGGTTCTACAATAACTTGCAAGATGTCCATCCGCTGTCGGCTATCTGGATTGACGAGGAGTTGAAACAGCGGTACGAGACTGGAAAATCAGTTAGCCCCAACGAGTTTATAGGCATAACCGTGGAGGAGCGGCCATGA
- a CDS encoding ABC transporter permease, protein MAMSFRRLLWLFLTLWVVFTISFFLMRAVPGGPLSSERNLDPEIERIIKKRYNLDKPLWQQYLIELGNYARGDLGHSYRMADFSVAEVIRQGLPISLSLGSLALGFALLLGLTAGIASAVYRGTSIDTSMMLVATAGIALPNFVIAGVCIILFVFAFPLFPAAGWGSWRHMLLPAFCLGLPYAASVSRIARTSMLDVLSQDYIRTAHAKGTPPLRVILVHALRSALLPVVSYLGPAIAGILTGSLVIERVFAIPGLGTHFVEAALQRDFTLAMGMVMLYTVLLYTMNWLVDLSYAYLNPRIQTAS, encoded by the coding sequence ATGGCAATGTCTTTCCGCCGGTTGCTCTGGCTCTTTCTCACATTGTGGGTTGTGTTCACGATCTCGTTCTTTCTCATGAGAGCCGTCCCTGGTGGGCCGCTTTCTAGTGAACGCAATCTCGATCCTGAGATCGAGCGGATCATCAAGAAGCGGTACAACCTCGATAAGCCGCTCTGGCAGCAGTACTTGATTGAGCTGGGCAACTATGCTCGCGGCGACCTGGGGCATAGTTACCGCATGGCCGACTTCTCAGTGGCTGAGGTGATACGGCAAGGTCTGCCTATTTCATTAAGCTTAGGGAGCTTAGCCCTGGGGTTCGCCTTGCTATTAGGTTTGACTGCAGGAATTGCGTCGGCCGTTTATCGAGGGACGAGCATCGACACGAGTATGATGCTCGTTGCCACGGCAGGGATTGCGCTGCCAAACTTTGTGATCGCGGGAGTTTGCATCATTCTGTTTGTGTTCGCGTTTCCACTATTTCCGGCGGCAGGGTGGGGTAGCTGGCGCCACATGCTGTTGCCAGCCTTCTGTCTTGGCTTACCTTACGCGGCTTCCGTCTCGCGGATTGCCCGCACCAGTATGTTGGATGTGTTATCCCAAGACTACATTCGGACCGCCCACGCTAAAGGCACGCCGCCCTTGCGTGTTATTCTGGTGCATGCCTTGCGAAGCGCATTACTTCCGGTGGTGTCGTACTTGGGCCCTGCGATCGCAGGTATTCTGACCGGGTCCTTAGTGATTGAACGGGTCTTTGCCATTCCTGGGTTGGGGACTCACTTTGTCGAGGCCGCTCTGCAGCGAGACTTCACGCTTGCCATGGGTATGGTGATGCTCTACACGGTGCTCCTTTACACGATGAACTGGCTGGTCGATTTATCTTACGCTTATTTGAACCCACGCATTCAAACAGCGAGCTGA
- a CDS encoding ABC transporter permease subunit → MESQSAGNSLGKDAWRKLRRSRAAMLSLGWLVLICVLAAITPLLPLQPPDAVNMALQYEEPIATPVWLDDFKLDTEAINETPTEVERLENELVKLETAVQQAEVDFERVSVDSAEYEAAEQKYEEAYQKARQKHAEIEDVIQEPYRKQGFAPLNPLSRWLVRVRYQLFGERSLNSNCGRDELGRDVLSRVFWGARVSLVVGLVATFVSLVIGVTYGAVAGYFGGWVDDAMMRFVDVLYSVPFIFVVIFILTILGEESIARELAYWGIGRITVFFVVVGAIYWLTMSRVVRGQVISLKNEAFVEAARSLGAGHTRIIFRHLLPNVFSVVLVYLTLTIPKVMLFEAFLSFLGLGVQPPNVSWGLLANEGIKVISPVKIYWWLILFPSLALGSTLLALNVLGDSLRDALDPKLRKE, encoded by the coding sequence ATGGAATCGCAATCAGCCGGAAACTCGCTGGGAAAGGATGCGTGGCGTAAGCTCCGTCGCAGTCGGGCGGCAATGCTTTCGTTGGGGTGGCTGGTGCTGATTTGCGTACTCGCGGCAATTACTCCACTATTGCCATTGCAGCCTCCCGATGCGGTCAACATGGCCCTTCAATACGAAGAGCCGATAGCGACTCCAGTTTGGCTTGATGACTTTAAGCTCGACACTGAAGCGATTAACGAAACCCCCACGGAGGTAGAGCGACTCGAAAACGAACTCGTCAAACTAGAAACTGCTGTTCAGCAAGCCGAGGTAGATTTCGAGCGTGTCTCCGTCGATTCGGCTGAGTACGAGGCTGCGGAGCAGAAGTACGAAGAGGCCTACCAGAAAGCACGTCAGAAACATGCCGAGATTGAGGATGTCATCCAGGAGCCCTATCGTAAACAAGGCTTTGCGCCGCTGAATCCACTCAGTCGTTGGTTGGTCCGGGTCCGTTATCAACTTTTTGGTGAGAGAAGTTTGAACTCCAATTGCGGCCGCGACGAGTTGGGGCGAGATGTTCTCTCACGGGTTTTCTGGGGGGCGCGTGTTTCATTGGTCGTTGGATTAGTTGCTACTTTTGTCTCGTTAGTCATTGGCGTGACCTATGGCGCAGTCGCTGGGTATTTTGGCGGCTGGGTGGATGATGCGATGATGCGTTTTGTCGATGTTCTCTACTCGGTGCCGTTCATCTTCGTGGTAATTTTTATTCTCACGATCTTGGGAGAGGAGAGCATCGCACGTGAGCTTGCCTACTGGGGAATCGGCAGAATTACGGTCTTCTTTGTGGTGGTGGGAGCGATCTACTGGTTGACCATGTCTCGCGTGGTGCGGGGGCAAGTGATCAGCTTGAAGAACGAAGCGTTTGTCGAAGCCGCACGCTCATTGGGGGCGGGGCATACCCGAATCATCTTCCGGCACCTACTGCCCAATGTCTTTAGCGTCGTGCTGGTCTATCTGACGCTGACAATCCCGAAGGTCATGCTCTTCGAGGCGTTTCTTTCCTTCCTGGGTTTAGGAGTGCAACCGCCCAATGTTTCCTGGGGACTGCTGGCTAACGAAGGAATCAAAGTCATTTCGCCAGTGAAGATCTACTGGTGGCTGATTCTGTTCCCGAGTCTTGCACTGGGAAGCACGCTGTTGGCGCTTAATGTCCTTGGGGATAGCCTCCGGGACGCGCTCGATCCAAAGTTGCGGAAGGAGTAA
- a CDS encoding amidohydrolase encodes MAQLLVALVIATAPTLQATGASPEEWLAEEAAELTQLYKSLHQLPELSLMEEQTAKRMVEELNTLGFKTTAKVGGHGVVGVLKNGKGPTLMLRADMDALPVVEETGVSYASKVRTKDQRGATVGVMHACGHDMHMTNLVGTLRYLSSHRQEWTGTLMAIFQPAEERGAGAMSMLDDGLFVRFPRPDYALALHVAADKPTGTLYCKTGYALANVDSVDITVKGRGGHGAYPHTTIDPVVIAARLVLDLQTIVSREVKPIEPAVITVGSIKGGTKHNVISDQCKLELTVRSYAPATRKQLIEAIKRKTLAAAQSADAPDPEIEVSEGTPSLWNDPDLGERVLPAIAKAIGADNVREAEPSMGGEDFGRYGRAGVPILMMSIGSVTQERLDKFKEDGTPPPSLHSAKYYPDPEPTIRTGVKALVAGSLELLGREEDIQPGS; translated from the coding sequence ATGGCGCAACTGCTTGTGGCATTGGTCATTGCAACTGCTCCAACCCTACAGGCAACCGGGGCGTCGCCGGAAGAATGGCTCGCAGAAGAAGCCGCCGAACTTACCCAGCTTTACAAATCGCTCCACCAGTTGCCAGAACTTTCTTTGATGGAAGAGCAAACTGCCAAGCGAATGGTTGAAGAGTTGAACACGCTGGGCTTTAAAACAACAGCCAAAGTCGGCGGGCACGGTGTCGTGGGTGTTTTGAAAAACGGCAAAGGCCCAACGCTAATGCTCCGTGCTGATATGGACGCATTGCCGGTGGTCGAAGAGACCGGAGTCTCCTACGCCTCGAAGGTTCGCACGAAAGACCAACGCGGGGCTACCGTTGGTGTGATGCACGCCTGTGGGCACGACATGCATATGACCAATCTTGTCGGGACGCTTCGCTACTTGTCCAGTCACAGGCAAGAGTGGACGGGAACGCTCATGGCGATCTTCCAGCCCGCTGAGGAACGCGGTGCGGGAGCGATGTCGATGCTGGATGATGGTCTGTTCGTTCGCTTCCCCCGACCTGATTACGCCTTGGCTCTGCACGTTGCAGCCGACAAACCGACCGGTACACTGTATTGCAAGACAGGCTACGCGCTGGCGAACGTCGATAGCGTTGATATCACGGTCAAAGGACGCGGCGGTCACGGAGCCTATCCGCATACGACCATCGATCCGGTCGTGATTGCTGCTCGTTTGGTCCTTGATCTCCAAACCATCGTCAGTCGCGAGGTGAAGCCGATCGAACCGGCGGTCATCACGGTGGGTTCTATCAAAGGAGGCACAAAACACAACGTCATCAGCGATCAATGTAAGTTGGAACTAACCGTTCGCAGTTACGCTCCTGCGACCCGAAAACAGTTAATCGAGGCGATCAAGCGTAAGACCCTCGCCGCAGCTCAGAGCGCGGACGCACCCGATCCGGAGATTGAGGTGAGCGAAGGCACGCCCTCACTGTGGAACGACCCTGATCTCGGCGAACGCGTGCTGCCAGCGATTGCCAAAGCAATCGGCGCCGACAATGTTCGCGAGGCTGAGCCCTCTATGGGCGGCGAGGACTTCGGTCGCTACGGACGCGCTGGTGTGCCAATCTTGATGATGAGCATTGGCTCAGTCACGCAGGAACGGCTCGACAAGTTCAAAGAGGATGGAACGCCGCCACCTTCGCTTCATTCGGCCAAGTACTATCCCGATCCCGAACCGACGATCCGCACGGGGGTCAAAGCTTTGGTCGCTGGGAGCTTGGAGTTGCTAGGTCGCGAAGAGGATATTCAACCAGGAAGTTAG
- a CDS encoding non-canonical purine NTP pyrophosphatase, translating into MSSFPLTIGTTNVKKGRELVELLGPHGFEIRTLADYETVHEVVEDGDSFAANAQKKAIEQAQHLNCWVLADDSGLEVDALEGRPGIYSARYAGPEATDEENNAHLIEELGQLPLVKRTGRYYCHVAIANPAGQIVAETWGQCRGRIRTKPSGTNGFGYDPLFEVLEMHRTFGELGPNFKRMISHRARAMRAIVPELLRIKNQESNLAIQRG; encoded by the coding sequence ATGTCTTCGTTCCCACTAACGATTGGCACGACCAACGTCAAAAAGGGCCGCGAGCTCGTCGAACTGCTCGGCCCACACGGTTTTGAAATCCGCACTTTGGCCGACTACGAGACAGTTCACGAAGTCGTGGAAGACGGCGATAGCTTTGCTGCAAACGCGCAGAAAAAAGCAATCGAGCAAGCCCAACATCTGAACTGTTGGGTACTGGCAGACGACAGCGGCTTGGAAGTCGACGCTTTAGAAGGACGTCCAGGAATCTATTCCGCCCGTTACGCCGGTCCCGAAGCAACCGACGAAGAGAACAACGCTCATTTGATTGAAGAACTCGGCCAGTTGCCGCTCGTGAAACGAACCGGCCGCTACTACTGCCATGTAGCCATAGCCAACCCCGCAGGCCAGATCGTTGCGGAGACGTGGGGCCAATGTCGCGGACGAATCCGCACGAAGCCCTCAGGAACAAACGGCTTCGGCTACGATCCGCTCTTCGAAGTCTTGGAGATGCACCGGACCTTTGGAGAGTTGGGACCAAACTTCAAACGAATGATCAGCCACCGAGCACGTGCCATGCGGGCAATCGTTCCCGAGTTGCTGCGGATCAAGAATCAGGAATCGAATCTAGCTATTCAACGCGGTTGA
- the sppA gene encoding signal peptide peptidase SppA has product MMKSLTRSKLLALMTALVLTGGIPSDVALAKESNQKDSTKKQEEKKTEKPPKKVRMAHIAIKGELPESPGQMSLFGDLGVDLRKTIARIEKAAEDDSIDGIILEIHNGVGRGKLNELRAAIKRAQAGGKKVYAHLEAAQGTQYLLAAACDEIVMPSSGVVLVTGIRGEFAFYKDMLAKLGVEADMIHVGEYKGAAESLMRDSLSEPVRENLTAMIDDLYDQMVAGIAADRHITVEAARKTIDQGLLTAEAAKEAGLIDRLEYADEFRARLKDEYKADKLVYVINYAKKKIDTDFSGPMGMMKLFQAMMGGNSKKSASGPKIAIVYAVGPIMSGKSENDPFGGQTMGSTTIVKAINDAAADDNVKAIVLRVNSPGGSALASDLIWRATQATDKPVVASMGDVAASGGYYISMGADKIFAEPGTVTGSIGVVGGKIAMGGLYDKIGMDTESISRGENSGIFSSTEKFTESERDAVESMMKRTYEQFTTKAAEGRGMEVDALEKLAKGQVYTGRVAKKIGLVDELGTLKDAVQEAKKLAGISADDDVQMKVLPKPENPFDAIFGVDTDAPREASLELQLIDRLLGKTGGLTSRLRQAFQLQRVFREPVAAMMPYTIEIE; this is encoded by the coding sequence ATGATGAAATCTCTGACAAGAAGCAAGTTGCTAGCACTGATGACTGCGTTAGTCCTGACGGGGGGAATTCCCTCAGACGTGGCTTTGGCGAAGGAATCGAACCAAAAGGACTCGACCAAGAAGCAGGAAGAAAAAAAGACTGAGAAGCCGCCCAAGAAAGTTCGGATGGCTCATATCGCCATCAAAGGTGAATTACCAGAGTCTCCCGGGCAGATGTCGCTGTTTGGTGACCTGGGAGTCGATCTTCGTAAGACGATCGCACGCATCGAGAAGGCCGCCGAAGACGATTCGATCGATGGCATCATTCTAGAAATCCACAACGGCGTCGGACGTGGCAAACTGAACGAGTTACGTGCGGCGATCAAGAGAGCTCAGGCTGGTGGTAAGAAAGTTTATGCCCACCTTGAGGCGGCCCAGGGAACCCAGTACCTGCTAGCAGCCGCTTGCGACGAGATCGTCATGCCGTCGTCAGGTGTTGTTTTGGTGACAGGCATTCGTGGCGAGTTCGCGTTCTATAAAGACATGCTGGCCAAGCTAGGTGTCGAAGCGGACATGATCCACGTTGGCGAATATAAGGGTGCCGCGGAATCGCTCATGCGAGACAGCCTGAGCGAACCAGTCCGTGAGAACCTCACCGCGATGATCGACGACTTGTACGACCAAATGGTCGCTGGCATTGCTGCTGATCGTCACATCACTGTGGAAGCGGCTCGCAAAACCATCGATCAGGGACTTCTTACTGCTGAAGCGGCCAAGGAGGCAGGGCTAATTGATCGTTTGGAATACGCCGATGAGTTCCGCGCTCGTCTGAAAGACGAGTACAAAGCGGACAAGCTGGTCTATGTGATCAACTATGCGAAAAAGAAGATCGATACCGACTTTTCAGGCCCGATGGGCATGATGAAGTTGTTCCAAGCCATGATGGGCGGAAACTCCAAGAAGAGCGCCTCGGGGCCAAAGATCGCCATTGTTTACGCTGTCGGACCGATCATGTCCGGCAAAAGCGAAAATGATCCCTTTGGCGGACAGACCATGGGTTCGACGACAATCGTCAAAGCCATTAACGATGCGGCTGCCGATGACAACGTGAAGGCAATCGTCCTGCGAGTGAACAGCCCTGGCGGTTCCGCTTTGGCGAGCGACCTCATTTGGCGTGCGACTCAAGCGACCGACAAGCCAGTTGTCGCAAGCATGGGCGATGTCGCTGCCAGCGGTGGCTATTACATTTCGATGGGTGCCGACAAGATTTTTGCTGAACCGGGCACCGTGACTGGTTCCATTGGCGTTGTCGGTGGCAAGATCGCCATGGGGGGACTCTACGACAAGATCGGAATGGATACCGAATCGATCAGCCGCGGCGAAAACAGCGGCATTTTCTCGTCGACCGAGAAGTTCACCGAAAGCGAACGCGACGCCGTTGAATCGATGATGAAGCGAACTTACGAGCAGTTCACAACCAAAGCCGCGGAAGGACGTGGCATGGAAGTCGATGCCCTCGAGAAGCTCGCCAAGGGCCAAGTCTACACAGGTCGTGTTGCCAAGAAGATTGGCTTAGTTGATGAACTCGGCACGCTCAAAGATGCCGTCCAAGAAGCGAAGAAGCTGGCTGGCATTAGCGCGGATGACGACGTTCAAATGAAAGTCCTTCCGAAGCCAGAAAATCCGTTCGATGCAATCTTTGGCGTCGACACGGATGCACCACGCGAAGCGAGTCTTGAGTTGCAGCTCATTGATCGGCTACTTGGCAAAACCGGCGGACTCACCAGCCGCTTACGTCAAGCCTTCCAGCTTCAGCGGGTTTTCCGTGAGCCCGTTGCGGCAATGATGCCGTATACGATTGAGATTGAATAG
- the serS gene encoding serine--tRNA ligase gives MLDKRFILENAELVQKNCDNRGVKADVARFVSLENECRGLQQEIEELARQANVVSKSIGRAKDDAEREQRKNEGRQLREAKDSKQTELDRIAAEAGAIYRSMPNLTHEETPIGDEDASRELRHGATQVRSLGFPVLDHVELGEQHDLLDLEGGARVAGHGFYFLRNEGALLEMALQQYAMELLVGEGFIPTITPDLARGEIVAGVGFIPRGPETQIYSIENNDLNLVATAEITLGGLYADQVIDEEDLPIKLCGISHCFRTEAGAAGRASRGLYRVHQFTKVEMFAFSKPEQSEDMHNYLCDLECQIFDGLGIPYKVLDIASKDLGGPAYRKFDLEAWMPGRGESGEYGEVTSTSNCLDYQARRLNIRYKTKGEKGTKFVHTLNGTAVAISRAIIAILENCQQADGSIIVPEVLQKWVGKERIGGGN, from the coding sequence ATGCTCGACAAACGATTCATTCTTGAGAACGCTGAACTTGTCCAGAAAAACTGCGACAACCGCGGCGTCAAGGCGGATGTGGCTCGCTTCGTGTCACTCGAAAACGAGTGTCGTGGACTACAGCAAGAAATCGAAGAGCTCGCACGGCAAGCGAACGTCGTCAGCAAGTCGATCGGCAGAGCCAAGGACGACGCGGAGCGAGAGCAACGGAAGAACGAAGGCCGTCAGCTACGCGAGGCGAAGGACAGCAAGCAGACCGAGCTTGACCGCATTGCCGCCGAAGCGGGAGCCATTTATCGCAGCATGCCCAACCTCACCCATGAGGAAACGCCCATTGGTGATGAAGACGCCAGCCGCGAACTTCGCCATGGTGCCACGCAGGTACGGTCACTCGGTTTTCCTGTCCTCGATCACGTCGAGCTTGGCGAGCAGCACGATCTGCTCGACCTCGAGGGTGGCGCACGTGTCGCTGGACATGGGTTTTACTTCCTTCGCAATGAGGGAGCCCTCCTGGAAATGGCTCTCCAGCAGTACGCGATGGAGTTACTCGTGGGCGAAGGGTTCATCCCGACGATTACGCCTGACCTTGCACGCGGGGAGATCGTCGCCGGCGTCGGGTTCATCCCTCGCGGACCGGAAACTCAGATCTACTCGATCGAGAACAATGACTTGAATCTTGTCGCGACCGCAGAAATCACGCTCGGCGGCCTTTATGCCGATCAGGTGATCGACGAGGAAGACCTCCCCATCAAGCTGTGCGGCATTAGCCACTGCTTCCGTACCGAAGCGGGAGCTGCCGGGCGTGCGTCACGTGGCCTTTACCGTGTGCATCAATTCACGAAGGTCGAGATGTTCGCCTTCTCAAAGCCTGAGCAAAGCGAAGATATGCATAACTACCTGTGCGATCTCGAATGCCAGATCTTCGATGGACTGGGTATTCCCTACAAGGTACTCGACATCGCCAGCAAGGATTTGGGCGGGCCCGCCTACCGCAAGTTTGATCTGGAAGCTTGGATGCCAGGGCGTGGCGAATCGGGCGAATACGGTGAAGTGACCAGCACGAGCAACTGCCTCGACTACCAGGCCCGTCGTCTGAATATTCGCTACAAGACCAAAGGCGAAAAGGGCACCAAGTTTGTCCACACCCTCAACGGCACCGCCGTGGCGATCAGTCGGGCAATCATCGCCATCCTAGAGAATTGCCAGCAGGCCGATGGCTCGATCATCGTGCCAGAGGTGCTGCAGAAATGGGTGGGCAAAGAGCGGATTGGTGGCGGTAACTAA